One Candidatus Rokuibacteriota bacterium DNA segment encodes these proteins:
- the groES gene encoding co-chaperone GroES codes for MKLRPLHDHVLVKRLEEQEDKHGNIIIPDTAKEKPQEGKVIAVGTGKVTEGGKTLPVAVKAGDRILFGKYSGSEVKLDGHEYLIMKEEDVLGILGS; via the coding sequence ATGAAGCTGCGCCCGCTCCATGACCACGTGCTCGTCAAGCGTCTCGAGGAGCAGGAGGACAAGCACGGCAACATCATCATCCCCGATACCGCCAAGGAGAAGCCGCAGGAGGGCAAGGTGATCGCCGTCGGGACCGGGAAGGTGACCGAGGGCGGCAAGACGCTCCCCGTGGCGGTGAAGGCGGGCGATCGGATCCTCTTCGGCAAGTACTCCGGCAGCGAGGTCAAGCTGGACGGCCACGAGTACCTCATCATGAAGGAGGAGGACGTCCTCGGCATCCTCGGCTCCTAA